In Uranotaenia lowii strain MFRU-FL chromosome 2, ASM2978415v1, whole genome shotgun sequence, one genomic interval encodes:
- the LOC129746055 gene encoding collagen alpha-1(IV) chain: protein MLQPAGPVLVGLGGNFLRRIRRSGRKPSVSFDFYSALILVISIVLQLVDRSNAVICNQTVCDCKGLKGAPGQIGPHGVPGPAGQPGDIGYDGPIGVFGERGLRGEIGSMGEKGYRGDSGGRGSTGYPGIPGLPGEDGPRGPRGIDGCKGIDGAMGIPGMPGWPGDRGQPGLQGPLGFRGDSGEGGINSKGTKGAMGEPGQPGAIGPPGFKGNRGLTGYDGINGYDGSPGPKGELGDMGETSISFCPGEAGEPGEPYQYFSSKNSTVNKGVAGMKGDRGDDGAFGLSGRKGETGAYGERGLKGFKGEEGNVGDRGKQGKDGPPGETGEKGEKGAPGYAGRDGELGDKGIHGDDGIPGLPGIQGLRGPKGIYDESLAPIIIGPIGTQGDVGYPGLQGLAGTPGQPGRRGGIGMQGPTGDPGEDGRRGRKGSTTPGQRGDDGESGPRGPAGARGPAGPAGRNGEKGFPGRNLQGLKGEPGLPGLNGEYGEKGDQGDLGETGDKGLPGIGYNITGPPGPDGTPGRSGPIGDAGWNGMDGIRGDKGFRGEDCGVCAPGPRGIKGDGGDIGRPGWDGIDGSRGLPGPRGIKGGPGKMGNKGIQGLQGIPGENGEAGRPGEKGAKGEVIRRGSLVWFPGDKGDVGYRGLQGEQGDIGYMGLQGDVGTPGEPGEIGDDGNPGFRGRDGDAGVPGRDGAHGRDAVHNSYTIWSLRGAPGLPGDRGSKGEQGDQGNRGEPGDTSEMNYKIIGDPGVRGELGDDGPQGEKGYRGDIGDEGFRGPDGPIGLPGESIQGQQGYKGYFGIIGDHGLQGEEGLPGIPGADGPPGLAGLKGQRGDPGRAVLFGEIGEEGEAGYFGEFGDKGYRGPDGYRGPPGISGPKGEKGNDGFMGRVGLPGNKGMVGDVIYGDRGEPGLPGRSGNTAPYGDKGERGDLGMEGPQGPKGGVGDTGRDGLPGLPGDDGAPGDTGPRGIHGYMGEEGYQGERGEIGDQGNIGLTGRRGYAGLRGEKGEFGDFGDIGFPGRVGRNGTKGERGDVGFVGEKGIKGSASFSGHKGEIGIFGLRGPPGLDGATGLPGLKGEEGDAGVVIDGYGGIKGPKGAPGYNGLPGRPGFKGERGDEGTQGFKGISGDKGRDGYPGIPGRRGKDGLRGLVGLRGNSGLKGEQGEEGEMGFFGFVGEKGERGDIGRIGLAGVQGLPGDQGFPGLPGDLIFRTPQKGEQGEFGLPGLEGMPGLQGAPGRRGYPGEKGDAGLRGESGFAGRAGLDGLKGQQGEPGYKGPRGTLLTRPEQGDQGDTGYDGFPGRVGVMGSKGAPGDYGDDGPPGPRGMPGMVSGAFKGMKGEIGFEGAPGMDGLPGLPGPPGMMGNTGEKGMPGSIGIPVRGFKGEQGDDGLIGLDGMPGPPGFPGEIGPVGRPGLRGLIGVKGEIGDAGEEGYFGRLGLKGIKGERGDPIPLDDWRPNQPGVRGVPGNKGAPGDEGDLGMPGYPGLLGLKGERGPQGLTGEEGQIGFKGERGFQGAPGRDGLDGYPGLQGEIGDPAPPPPPPKSRGFIFTKHSQTVRIPDCPLNTVKLWDGYSLVNVIGHTRSVGQDLGSAGSCLKLFSTMPYLFCDINNVCNYATNNDDSIWLSTPEPMPMSMTPMKAREVEKYISRCSVCETSTRVMAVHSQSMSIPDCPDGWEELWIGYSYVMHTTDNSGGFGMNFVSPGSCLEEFRAQPVVECHGHGTCNFYDGITSFWLSIIEDGQEFRQPQQQTLKADQTSKISRCIVCRRKAGFLRALSDGAIAASALRRPDIATVPKPYYPPPPQSQPPRRRVRPGARQRNRNSG from the exons ATCTGCAACCAAACCGTATGCGACTGCAAAGGTCTGAAGGGAGCACCGGGTCAAATCGGTCCACATGGTGTGCCCGGTCCCGCTGGACAACCGGGTGACATCGGCTACGATGGGCCGATTGGAGTTTTTGGAGAACGTGGCCTTCGCGGAGAGATTGGATCGATGGGTGAAAAAGGTTACCgg GGTGATTCGGGCGGCCGCGGATCTACAGGTTACCCAGGAATTCCG GGCCTACCTGGAGAGGACGGTCCTCGCGGGCCAAGAGGAATCGATGGTTGTAAAGGAATTGACGGTGCCATGGGTATTCCGGGAATGCCTGGTTGGCCGGGCGATCGCGGTCAGCCGGGCTTGCAGGGACCTCTCGGCTTTCGTGGAGATTCCGGTGAAGGTGGTATCAACTCTAAGGGCACAAAGGGAGCCATGGGCGAACCAGGTCAACCTGGAGCTATAGGTCCTCCTGGATTCAAAGGAAATAGAGGTCTCACCGGTTACGATGGCATTAATGGATATGACGGAAGTCCTGGACCGAAGGGAGAGCTCGGGGACATGGGAGAAACGTCTATTTCTTTCTGCCCGGGAGAAGCTGGAGAACCAGGAGAACCTTATCAATATTTCTCTAGCAagaattcaactgtaaataagGGAGTTGCTGGTATGAAAGGTGATAGGGGAGATGATGGAGCATTTGGTCTTTCCGGTAGAAAGGGCGAAACTGGGGCGTATGGCGAACGTGGTCTCAAAGGATTTAAGGGAGAGGAAGGAAACGTTGGTGATCGCGGAAAGCAAGGTAAAGATGGCCCTCCCGGTGAAACTGGCGAAAAAGGTGAAAAAGGAGCACCAGGTTATGCTGGAAGAGACGGAGAGCTTGGAGATAAGGGAATTCACGGAGATGATGGTATTCCTGGTTTGCCTGGCATTCAGGGTTTGCGAGGACCGAAAGGAATTTATGATGAATCACTGGCTCCTATAATAATAGGCCCTATAGGAACACAGGGTGATGTTGGTTACCCCGGATTACAAGGATTAGCTGGTACTCCTGGACAACCTGGACGCCGAGGAGGAATAGGTATGCAAGGTCCCACCGGAGATCCTGGTGAAGATGGACGCCGCGGTAGGAAAGGGTCGACCACACCAGGCCAACGAGGAGATGACGGAGAAAGCGGCCCTCGTGGTCCTGCAGGTGCAAGAGGTCCAGCTGGACCAGCAGGTCGTAATGGTGAAAAAGGTTTCCCTGGAAGAAACCTCCAGGGTTTGAAGGGAGAACCTGGTCTTCCTGGTTTAAATGGAGAGTACGGAGAAAAAGGAGACCAAGGTGATCTAGGAGAAACTGGTGACAAAGGTCTTCCTGGCATTGGTTATAACATCACAGGTCCACCTGGCCCAGATGGTACTCCTGGACGTTCGGGACCGATCGGAGATGCGGGTTGGAACGGCATGGATGGAATAAGAGGTGACAAAGGTTTTCGAGGAGAAGACTGTGGAGTATGTGCTCCTGGTCCACGGGGTATAAAGGGTGACGGAGGTGATATTGGGCGGCCTGGATGGGATGGAATCGACGGAAGCCGAGGATTGCCTGGCCCGAGAGGTATCAAAGGAGGTCCGGGTAAAATGGGAAACAAGGGAATTCAAGGTCTTCAAG GTATTCCTGGAGAGAATGGAGAAGCAGGTCGACCTGGGGAAAAAGGTGCAAAAGGAGAAGTTATTCGACGTGGAAGTTTGGTTTGGTTCCCGGGCGACAAAGGTGATGTTGGATATCGTGGTTTGCAAGGCGAGCAAGGTGATATCGGATACATGGGCCTTCAAGGTGATGTTGGTACCCCAGGAGAGCCTGGTGAAATAGGTGATGATGGAAATCCCGGTTTTCGTGGTCGAGATGGAGATGCTGGTGTTCCTGGTCGGGATGGTGCCCATGGCAGAGATGCTGTTCACAACTCCTATACTATTTGGTCGTTAAGAGGAGCCCCTGGTCTTCCTGGTGATAG AGGATCGAAAGGTGAGCAAGGCGATCAAGGAAATCGAGGCGAACCCGGAGACACTTCagaaatgaattataaaatcatcgGAGACCCTGGTGTTCGTGGTGAACTTGGAGATGATGGACCACAGGGTGAAAAAGGCTACCGAGGTGATATAGGAGATGAAGGTTTTAGAGGCCCAGATGGACCCATCGGTTTACCGGGTGAAAGCATTCAAGGACAACAGGGCTACAAGGGATACTTCGGTATAATTGGTGACCACGGATTACAAGGAGAGGAGGGATTACCTGGAATTCCCGGTGCCGATGGACCTCCGGGATTGGCAGGCTTGAAAGGTCAGCGAGGTGACCCTGGTCGAGCTGTGCTTTTCGGAGAAATAGGGGAAGAAGGTGAAGCTGGATACTTTGGAGAATTCGGTGACAAGGGTTATAGGGGTCCAGATGGATACAGAGGTCCACCAGGTATTTCAGGCCCGAAAGGCGAGAAGGGAAATGATGGTTTTATGGGTCGAGTTGGGTTACCCGGAAACAAAGGTATGGTCGGAGATGTTATATACGGAGATCGTGGAGAGCCGGGATTGCCTGGAAGATCTGGAAATACTGCGCCATATGGAGACAAAGGAGAGCGTGGAGATCTTGGAATGGAAGGACCCCAGGGACCAAAGGGAGGTGTTGGTGATACCGGACGTGATGGCTTACCTGGGTTGCCTGGAGATGATGGTGCCCCAGGTGACACCGGGCCACGAGGAATTCACGGTTATATGGGTGAAGAGGGTTATCAGGGAGAACGTGGAGAGATAGGTGACCAAGGCAATATTGGTCTCACTGGTCGCCGAGGTTATGCTGGACTCCGTGGCGAAAAAGGTGAATTTGGAGATTTTGGAGACATTGGATTCCCCGGCAGAGTTGGCAGAAATGGTACCAAAGGTGAACGTGGAGATGTTGGTTTTGTTGGCGAAAAGGGTATAAAGGGATCAGCATCGTTCAGTGGTCACAAAGGAGAAATTGGTATATTTGGACTTCGCGGACCTCCAGGATTGGATGGGGCAACTGGATTACCAGGATTGAAAGGTGAAGAAGGTGATGCAGGAGTCGTGATCGATGGTTATGGTGGCATTAAGGGTCCAAAAGGAGCTCCTGGATATAATGGACTTCCAGGTAGACCAGGATTCAAAGGAGAACGAGGTGATGAGGGTACTCAAGGATTTAAAGGAATATCTGGTGATAAAGGAAGAGATGGCTATCCAGGTATACCTGGAAGACGAGGTAAAGATGGATTACGTGGTTTGGTGGGACTTAGAGGTAACTCTGGCTTAAAAGGAGAACAAGGAGAAGAAGGAGAAATGGGTTTCTTCGGATTCGTCGGAGAAAAGGGTGAACGAGGCGACATTGGACGAATTGGATTGGCTGGAGTCCAAGGTCTACCTGGTGATCAAGGCTTCCCAGGTTTGCCTGGTGATTTAATCTTCCGAACCCCACAAAAAGGTGAACAAGGTGAGTTCGGATTACCAGGTCTCGAAGGAATGCCGGGTTTACAGGGTGCCCCCGGACGACGTGGATATCCAGGTGAAAAGGGCGATGCTGGTTTACGGGGAGAATCTGGATTCGCTGGAAGAGCTGGACTAGACGGTCTGAAAGGCCAGCAAGGTGAGCCTGGTTACAAAGGACCACGGGGTACACTACTGACACGACCTGAACAAGGTGATCAAGGAGATACAGGATACGATGGTTTCCCAGGTAGAGTTGGTGTGATGGGAAGCAAAGGAGCTCCTGGCGATTATGGAGATGATGGGCCTCCTGGACCTAGGGGAATGCCAGGAATGGTTAGTGGAGCATTCAAGGGCATGAAAGGAGAGATAGGATTTGAGGGTGCTCCTGGCATGGATGGGCTACCAGGTTTACCGGGCCCACCAGGTATGATGGGTAACACAGGCGAAAAGGGTATGCCTGGAAGCATCGGCATTCCTGTAAGAGGATTCAAGGGAGAACAAGGTGACGATGGACTTATTGGTTTAGATGGCATGCCAGGTCCTCCTGGTTTCCCTGGTGAAATTGGTCCTGTTGGACGACCGGGCTTGCGCGGATTAATTGGCGTAAAAGGAGAAATTGGAGATGCTGGCGAGGAAGGTTATTTCGGACGTTTGGGTCTGAAAGGTATCAAAGGTGAACGAGGTGATCCTATACCATTGGACGATTGGAGACCTAACCAACCAGGTGTTCGAGGTGTTCCTGGAAACAAAGGAGCCCCTGGAGATGAGGGTGATTTAGGAATGCCTGGTTATCCTGGGTTATTAGGACTGAAGGGAGAGCGTGGACCTCAAGGCCTGACCGGTGAAGAAGGTCAAATTGGATTCAAAGGTGAAAGAGGTTTCCAAGGAGCTCCAGGTCGAGACGGTTTAGATGGATATCCGGGTTTGCAAGGAGAAATTGGTGATCCTGCTCCCCCTCCTCCACCACCGAAAAGCCGTGGATTCATTTTCACGAAGCATTCTCAAACAGTGCGAATTCCGGATTGTCCATTGAATACAGTAAAGTTATGGGATGGTTATTCGTTGGTCAATGTTATAGGGCACACAAGATCGGTTGGCCAGGATTTGGGAAGCGCTGGATCATGCCTTAAGCTGTTTAGtaccatgccatatttgttctGTGATATCAACAACGTTTGTAACTACGCAACGAACAACGATGATAGCATTTGGCTGTCGACGCCTGAACCTATGCCAATGTCCATGACTCCAATGAAGGCTCGGGAAGTCGAGAAGTATATTTCACGATGCTCGGTCTGTGAAACTTCGACCCGCGTTATGGCAGTTCACAGCCAATCAATGTCCATACCAGACTGTCCCGATGGATGGGAAGAATTGTGGATAGGATACAGCTATGTCATG cataCAACTGACAACAGTGGAGGATTTGGCATGAACTTTGTTTCCCCAGGATCATGTTTAGAGGAGTTCCGTGCGCAACCAGTAGTTGAATGTCATGGACATGGAACGTGTAATTTCTACGATGGTATTACTTCGTTCTGGTTGTCGATCATAGAGGATGGACAGGAATTCCGTCAGCCTCAGCAGCAAACGCTCAAAGCAGATCAAACCAGCAAAATTAGCAG GTGCATCGTTTGCCGTCGCAAGGCTGGATTCCTCAGGGCACTCTCAGATGGTGCAATAGCTGCCTCAGCTTTAAGACGCCCTGATATTGCTACGGTCCCGAAACCATACTACCCGCCACCTCCTCAGTCTCAACCCCCGAGACGACGAGTGAGACCTGGTGCTCGACAACGAAACCGTAATAGTGGCTAA